Proteins encoded by one window of Procambarus clarkii isolate CNS0578487 chromosome 55, FALCON_Pclarkii_2.0, whole genome shotgun sequence:
- the LOC138352959 gene encoding mucin-2-like: MCTVPYSPCAPSHTVCTIPYSPCAPSPTHRVHRPLLTVCTIPYSPCAPSHTVCTIPYSPCAPSHTMCTIPYSPYAPSPTHRVHHLILTVCTIPYSPCAPSHTVCTIPYSPCAPSPTHRVHRLIPCAPSPTHRVHHPLLTVCTVPYSPCAPSPTHRVHRLIPCAPSPTHRVHRLIPCAPSPTHRMHRPLLTVCTISYSPCAPSPTHRVHHLIPCAPSPTHRVHHPLLTVCTVPYSPCAPSHTVCTIPYSPCAPSPTHRVHHLIPCAPSPTHRVHHPLLTVCTIPYSPCAPSPTHRVHHPLLTVCTISYRVHHPLLTVCTVPYSPCAPSPTHRVHDPLLTVCTVPYSPCAPSPILTVCTIPYTHRVHHPLYSPCAPSPILTVCTIPYTHRVHHPLYSPCAPSPILTVCTVPHL; encoded by the coding sequence ATGTGCACCGTCCCCTACTCACCGTGTGCACCGTCTCATACCGTGtgcaccatcccctactcaccgtgtgcaccatcccctactcaccgTGTGCACCGTCCCCTACTCACCGTGtgcaccatcccctactcaccgTGTGCACCGTCTCATACCGTGtgcaccatcccctactcaccgTGTGCACCGTCTCATACCATGtgcaccatcccctactcaccgTATGCACCGTCCCCTACTCACCGTGTGCACCATCTCATACTCACCGTGtgcaccatcccctactcaccgTGTGCACCATCTCATACCGTGtgcaccatcccctactcaccgtgtgcaccatcccctactcaccgTGTGCACCGTCTCATACCGTGtgcaccatcccctactcaccgtgtgcaccatcccctactcaccgTGTGCACCGTCCCCTACTCACCGTGtgcaccatcccctactcaccgTGTGCACCGTCTCATACCGTGtgcaccatcccctactcaccgTGTGCACCGTCTCATACCATGtgcaccatcccctactcaccgTATGCACCGTCCCCTACTCACCGTGTGCACCATCTCATACTCACCGTGtgcaccatcccctactcaccgTGTGCACCATCTCATACCGTGtgcaccatcccctactcaccgtgtgcaccatcccctactcaccgTGTGCACCGTCCCCTACTCACCGTGTGCACCATCTCATACCGTGtgcaccatcccctactcaccgtgtgcaccatcccctactcaccgTGTGCACCATCTCATACCGTGtgcaccatcccctactcaccgtgtgcaccatcccctactcaccgTGTGCACGATCCCCTACTCACCGTGtgcaccatcccctactcaccgtgtgcaccatcccctactcaccgTGTGCACCATCTCATACCGTGtgcaccatcccctactcaccgTGTGCACCGTCCCCTACTCACCGTGTGCACCGTCCCCTACTCACCGTGTGCACGATCCCCTACTCACCGTGTGCACCGTCCCCTACTCACCGTGTGCACCATCCCCTATACTCACCGTGTGCACCATCCCCTATACTCACCGTGTGCACCATCCCCTATACTCACCGTGTGCACCATCCCCTATACTCACCGTGTGCACCATCCCCTATACTCACCGTGTGCACCATCCCCTATACTCACCGTGTGCACCGTCCCCTATACTCACCGTGTGCACCGTCCCTCACCTTTAA